A single genomic interval of Zingiber officinale cultivar Zhangliang chromosome 4A, Zo_v1.1, whole genome shotgun sequence harbors:
- the LOC121973706 gene encoding two-component response regulator ORR5-like isoform X2, whose translation MRDRYPACSINWLVVDRRAAMSSPARGETEAIHVLAVDDSSVDRAVIAGLLRSSKYRVTAVDSGKKALELLGMEPNVNMIITDYWMPEMTGYELLKRVKESSKLREIPVVIMSSENVPNRINRCLEEGAEDFLLKPVRPSDVSRLSSWIR comes from the exons ATGCGAGATCGATATCCTGCTTGTTCAATCAATTGGCTCGTCGTTGATCGGAGAGCTGCAATGTCGTCGCCAGCGAGAGGGGAGACGGAGGCGATCCATGTGCTGGCGGTGGACGACAGCTCGGTCGACCGGGCGGTCATCGCGGGGCTTCTCCGGAGCTCCAAGTACCGAG TCACGGCTGTGGACAGCGGTAAGAAAGCGCTGGAGCTATTGGGAATG GAACCGAACGTGAACATGATCATTACTGATTACTGGATGCCAGAAATGACAGGATACGAACTTCTCAAGAGAGTCAAG GAATCCTCCAAGTTGAGAGAAATCCCCGTGGTCATAATGTCATCtgagaatgttcccaatcgaATCAACAG GTGTTTGGAAGAAGGAGCAGAAGATTTCTTGTTGAAGCCTGTGAGGCCATCTGATGTATCTCGTTTGTCCAGCTGGATCAGATAG
- the LOC121973706 gene encoding two-component response regulator ORR5-like isoform X1, whose translation MRDRYPACSINWLVVDRRAAMSSPARGETEAIHVLAVDDSSVDRAVIAGLLRSSKYRVTAVDSGKKALELLGMQEPNVNMIITDYWMPEMTGYELLKRVKESSKLREIPVVIMSSENVPNRINRCLEEGAEDFLLKPVRPSDVSRLSSWIR comes from the exons ATGCGAGATCGATATCCTGCTTGTTCAATCAATTGGCTCGTCGTTGATCGGAGAGCTGCAATGTCGTCGCCAGCGAGAGGGGAGACGGAGGCGATCCATGTGCTGGCGGTGGACGACAGCTCGGTCGACCGGGCGGTCATCGCGGGGCTTCTCCGGAGCTCCAAGTACCGAG TCACGGCTGTGGACAGCGGTAAGAAAGCGCTGGAGCTATTGGGAATG CAGGAACCGAACGTGAACATGATCATTACTGATTACTGGATGCCAGAAATGACAGGATACGAACTTCTCAAGAGAGTCAAG GAATCCTCCAAGTTGAGAGAAATCCCCGTGGTCATAATGTCATCtgagaatgttcccaatcgaATCAACAG GTGTTTGGAAGAAGGAGCAGAAGATTTCTTGTTGAAGCCTGTGAGGCCATCTGATGTATCTCGTTTGTCCAGCTGGATCAGATAG